In the genome of Spirochaetia bacterium, one region contains:
- a CDS encoding ABC transporter permease → MKYDKINKNNAMLLLLGILIFVIMGILQPRSFLRSANIRGMFIQLPEYGILCYGMMLAMISGGIDLSLVGIANFASIVGATVMIANGNTSFSIMLGILAALVVGIGCGLFNGFLIGYLKIPAMLVTLCGLQLYQGLGLAITKGPALTGLPSNFAKIANNNFLGIPIPFYVFIVSTLVIAYLMKSTVYGQQVKFLGANETASRYSGINNLKVTLLTYMFSGILGAVSGILISSHYNSAKSDYGKSYTLLTLLIVVLGGTNPDGGEGNILGVALAVFVLQLISSAFNILRINSFVKTFVFGIILIGTLLVSEYLDEKKQKE, encoded by the coding sequence ATGAAATATGACAAGATAAACAAAAACAATGCGATGCTGCTGCTTCTGGGCATACTCATCTTTGTAATCATGGGCATACTCCAACCACGATCTTTTCTAAGATCAGCAAATATCAGAGGTATGTTCATTCAGTTGCCGGAATATGGCATCCTTTGTTATGGGATGATGTTGGCCATGATTTCAGGAGGGATTGATCTCTCTTTGGTCGGTATAGCTAATTTTGCCAGTATAGTCGGCGCAACCGTCATGATTGCCAATGGCAATACAAGTTTTTCCATCATGTTGGGTATTCTTGCCGCATTGGTCGTTGGCATCGGTTGTGGCTTGTTCAATGGATTTTTAATTGGTTACCTAAAGATTCCGGCAATGTTGGTAACACTTTGCGGTCTACAATTGTATCAAGGTCTTGGCCTTGCAATCACGAAGGGACCTGCATTAACAGGTCTTCCAAGCAACTTTGCCAAAATTGCAAATAATAATTTTTTGGGAATTCCTATCCCATTCTACGTATTCATCGTTTCAACGTTGGTTATTGCCTATTTGATGAAATCGACTGTATATGGACAACAAGTCAAATTCCTCGGAGCAAATGAAACAGCTTCACGATATTCAGGAATCAACAATTTGAAAGTTACGTTGCTAACATATATGTTCAGCGGTATCTTAGGTGCCGTAAGTGGTATTTTGATTTCCTCCCATTACAATTCAGCAAAAAGCGATTATGGAAAGTCCTATACCTTACTTACCCTTCTTATTGTAGTGTTAGGTGGAACAAATCCTGATGGCGGTGAGGGAAATATCCTAGGAGTAGCTTTGGCAGTTTTTGTCCTTCAACTAATTTCAAGTGCCTTCAATATCCTGCGAATCAATTCTTTCGTAAAAACATTCGTCTTCGGTATAATCTTAATCGGCACTTTATTAGTTTCTGAATATCTTGATGAGAAAAAACAGAAGGAATAA
- a CDS encoding DUF4867 family protein, giving the protein MKKIKAKKLSVEGFSNFGSYYNLIDVQGNNLGDFFPDHILNPTEGTVTGFSALKVYKKEKMIIEAVEFHNHTGEIILPLDSDIVIHVAPPNIKPILNQTEAFIVPKGTIVRLNVGVFHLAPFSIEKETGHVMIALPERTYINDCTVITYDENSKIEITL; this is encoded by the coding sequence ATGAAAAAGATAAAGGCAAAGAAACTTTCAGTGGAAGGATTCAGCAATTTCGGCAGCTATTACAATCTGATTGATGTACAAGGAAATAATTTAGGCGATTTTTTTCCTGACCACATACTGAATCCGACTGAAGGAACTGTAACTGGTTTTTCTGCATTGAAAGTATATAAAAAAGAAAAAATGATTATTGAGGCAGTAGAATTCCATAACCATACAGGAGAAATCATATTGCCTCTTGACTCGGATATTGTCATTCATGTAGCACCGCCAAATATAAAACCAATACTTAATCAGACAGAGGCTTTTATTGTGCCAAAGGGTACTATAGTCAGACTCAATGTAGGTGTTTTCCATCTGGCACCTTTTTCGATTGAAAAAGAAACCGGACATGTAATGATTGCTTTGCCTGAAAGAACTTATATAAATGATTGTACTGTCATCACATATGACGAAAATTCAAAGATTGAAATCACATTGTAG
- a CDS encoding sulfatase yields MKAIMVMFDSLNRGMLQPYGCDWTKTPNFLRLAEKAVTFDNCYAGSLPCMPARREMHTGRYNFLHRSWGPMEPYDDSLPELLKSHGVYSHLISDHAHYWEDGGCTYHTRYSSWEGERGQEGDPWKAQVKDPAVPDHYGRVWRQDIINRQVMDCEDKQSQTRCFRDGLEFLDTNRDQDNWFLQIEAFDPHEPYYTMDAYKKLYPHHYDGPQFDWPDYKKVDEPEDAVRHVRYEYAALLSMCDANLGKIIDYMDRYDMWKDTMLIVNTDHGFLLGEHDCWAKCVHPFYDEVAHIPFFVWDPRSGRKGERRKALVQSSVDIAPTLLNFFGINVPKDMEGKDLATTIATDIPVREACLFGMHGGQVNVTDGRYVYMRGFGKDNAPLNNYTLMPTHMRSMFSVDEMKTMKWHEPFSFTKECPVMEISCSTLSGKADLALSDNAGTVLYDLVTDPKQEHPIKDSAVEQRMLKLMRRLMEEDDAPSEQYQRLGI; encoded by the coding sequence ATGAAAGCAATAATGGTAATGTTCGATAGCCTGAACAGAGGTATGTTGCAACCGTATGGCTGCGATTGGACAAAGACTCCGAATTTTCTTCGGTTGGCAGAAAAGGCAGTGACTTTTGACAACTGCTATGCGGGTAGTCTTCCCTGTATGCCGGCAAGGCGGGAAATGCACACCGGCAGATATAACTTCCTGCATCGTTCATGGGGGCCGATGGAACCTTATGATGATTCCCTGCCTGAATTGCTGAAAAGCCATGGAGTATATTCGCATCTTATCTCAGACCATGCCCACTACTGGGAAGACGGAGGATGTACCTACCATACCAGATATAGTTCATGGGAAGGAGAAAGGGGGCAGGAGGGAGATCCTTGGAAGGCTCAGGTCAAGGATCCTGCTGTCCCTGACCATTACGGACGTGTCTGGCGGCAGGATATAATCAACCGACAGGTAATGGACTGTGAAGACAAACAGTCTCAGACCCGTTGTTTCAGGGATGGACTTGAATTCCTTGATACCAACCGGGACCAGGACAACTGGTTCCTGCAGATTGAAGCATTTGATCCTCATGAACCATACTATACGATGGATGCCTATAAGAAGCTGTATCCTCATCATTATGACGGTCCTCAGTTTGACTGGCCTGATTACAAGAAAGTCGATGAACCCGAGGATGCGGTCAGGCATGTCAGGTATGAGTATGCAGCCTTGCTCAGCATGTGTGATGCCAATTTAGGCAAGATCATTGACTACATGGACCGATACGACATGTGGAAGGATACGATGCTCATTGTGAATACCGACCATGGTTTCCTGCTTGGGGAACATGACTGCTGGGCAAAATGTGTCCATCCTTTCTATGATGAAGTAGCGCATATTCCTTTCTTTGTCTGGGATCCCAGATCTGGCAGAAAAGGGGAAAGGAGAAAGGCTTTGGTCCAGTCTTCCGTAGATATTGCACCGACCTTGTTGAATTTCTTTGGGATCAATGTACCGAAGGATATGGAGGGCAAGGATCTTGCAACTACCATAGCCACTGATATCCCTGTACGTGAAGCCTGTCTTTTCGGTATGCATGGCGGACAGGTAAATGTAACGGATGGGCGATATGTCTATATGCGGGGTTTCGGCAAGGACAATGCTCCTTTGAACAACTATACGCTCATGCCTACCCATATGCGGTCCATGTTCTCTGTAGATGAGATGAAGACAATGAAATGGCATGAGCCGTTTTCCTTTACCAAGGAATGTCCAGTCATGGAAATATCCTGCAGCACTTTGTCAGGAAAAGCAGACTTGGCCTTGTCTGACAATGCCGGGACCGTCCTATATGACTTGGTCACCGATCCGAAGCAGGAACATCCGATCAAAGACTCTGCCGTAGAGCAGCGGATGCTGAAACTGATGCGCAGACTGATGGAAGAAGATGATGCTCCTTCGGAACAGTACCAGAGGCTTGGTATATAG
- a CDS encoding ABC transporter permease yields the protein MTSIHNNKLTTNEAIVTYTILILCTLIGIVNPAFLSFSTIITLSRAMLITLIFAGIEMLVIISGGIDVSFPAIACFASYASIKLILKYNIDSILFFYLFASVLGFGFGCLNAFLIARRHMPPLIATLGVSNIANGATLAFLGTKELSNIPTHIDSLSKAYLFSFTNKSHITYEMTSLILIPIIFLVVLAFFLKFTTLGRGIYAIGGDKNAARIAGYNVKKIQSLVYIAAGVLAAVGGVTYTILMRQASPQNLMGSEMMVIAAVVVGGTRITGGHGTVIGSVLGVLLIAIVQNNLVMVGVPTHFQTFVVGLIIVLGTSVTSIRAKHIANSAKL from the coding sequence ATGACTAGTATACACAACAACAAACTGACAACAAATGAAGCTATCGTTACTTATACGATACTTATTCTCTGTACCTTGATTGGTATCGTAAATCCGGCATTTCTCAGTTTTTCGACAATAATTACCCTCTCACGTGCAATGTTGATAACATTGATCTTTGCTGGCATTGAAATGCTGGTAATCATAAGTGGTGGCATTGATGTTTCATTTCCTGCTATTGCCTGTTTTGCTTCTTATGCATCAATTAAACTGATACTCAAATATAATATTGATAGCATCCTTTTCTTCTATCTCTTTGCTTCTGTTTTGGGATTCGGCTTTGGATGTCTCAATGCCTTTCTTATTGCAAGGAGACATATGCCACCCCTGATTGCAACCCTTGGTGTCAGCAATATCGCAAACGGAGCAACATTGGCATTCCTAGGTACCAAAGAACTTTCTAACATCCCCACACATATAGACAGCCTTTCAAAGGCCTATCTTTTTTCCTTTACAAATAAAAGCCATATTACCTATGAAATGACTTCCCTGATATTAATTCCAATTATTTTCTTGGTAGTTTTGGCTTTTTTCCTCAAATTCACAACATTGGGCCGAGGAATCTATGCCATAGGAGGTGACAAAAACGCCGCAAGAATAGCGGGCTACAATGTAAAGAAGATACAATCCCTTGTCTATATCGCAGCGGGAGTGCTGGCAGCCGTCGGAGGTGTTACCTATACGATCCTCATGCGCCAGGCAAGTCCCCAGAACCTAATGGGATCAGAAATGATGGTCATCGCTGCTGTAGTTGTCGGTGGCACAAGGATTACAGGAGGCCATGGTACGGTTATCGGAAGTGTCTTGGGAGTCCTGTTGATTGCCATAGTCCAGAACAACCTGGTAATGGTCGGTGTACCGACACATTTCCAAACTTTTGTCGTCGGCCTGATAATTGTCTTGGGTACAAGCGTTACTTCAATTCGAGCAAAACATATTGCCAACAGTGCAAAGCTTTAG
- a CDS encoding SPASM domain-containing protein, which yields MKSCSVLIKPASSACNLRCSYCFYLDETANRTVRKYPFLTIALAEKLISRLYAAYDTVDFAFQGGEPSLVGLDWFRKFHELEAKYNGGKVQARFSFQTNGTNIDNQWAVFFKEKGYLVGVSLDGFSRLHNTCRTKVDGTGSFHEVMDGLKALREAGTDFNILTVVTDVTVRNIDRMWDFFMSNGLYYQQYIPCIDPISGATDRYLTSENYGRFLVRLYDLWESAVYGGYPIYNRLFDNFLGILLGYEPEACDMRGHCSIQYVIEGNGDVFPCDFYCLDAYRLGNIESDTIEEIDRKRRDIRYIEASINTADECRTCPYAGLCRGGCRRYRDDDGHFRFCTSYKYLFDNRLDRFRALAESVADERKRKQ from the coding sequence ATGAAAAGCTGTTCAGTATTGATTAAACCTGCTTCTTCTGCCTGCAACCTGCGATGTTCCTATTGTTTCTATCTGGATGAAACTGCAAATAGGACGGTACGGAAATATCCGTTCCTTACTATTGCACTCGCAGAAAAGCTTATCAGCAGGCTTTATGCAGCCTATGATACTGTTGATTTCGCTTTCCAGGGAGGTGAGCCTTCCCTTGTCGGACTTGATTGGTTCAGGAAATTCCATGAACTGGAAGCCAAGTACAACGGTGGCAAGGTACAAGCCAGATTTTCCTTTCAGACGAACGGAACCAATATAGATAACCAATGGGCTGTGTTTTTTAAAGAGAAAGGATATCTGGTGGGAGTTTCATTGGATGGATTTTCACGGTTGCACAATACTTGCAGGACCAAGGTAGATGGGACGGGTAGTTTCCATGAGGTAATGGACGGGCTCAAGGCTCTTCGCGAAGCCGGTACCGATTTCAATATACTGACTGTAGTAACTGATGTAACAGTCAGAAATATAGACCGGATGTGGGATTTTTTCATGAGCAACGGTTTGTATTATCAGCAGTACATACCTTGTATTGATCCGATTTCAGGTGCTACCGACAGATATCTTACTTCCGAGAACTATGGACGTTTTTTGGTACGGCTCTACGACCTATGGGAAAGTGCCGTCTATGGCGGATATCCAATCTATAACAGGTTGTTTGATAATTTCCTTGGCATATTGCTCGGCTATGAACCGGAGGCCTGTGATATGAGGGGGCATTGTTCGATCCAGTATGTGATCGAGGGCAATGGGGATGTGTTTCCCTGTGATTTCTACTGTCTTGATGCCTATAGGCTGGGAAACATCGAATCCGACACGATTGAGGAAATTGACCGAAAACGGAGGGACATCAGATATATTGAAGCTTCTATCAATACCGCAGATGAATGTCGGACCTGTCCCTATGCAGGGCTGTGCCGGGGTGGTTGCAGGAGGTATCGGGACGATGACGGACATTTCAGGTTCTGTACAAGCTACAAGTACCTTTTTGACAACAGGCTTGATAGATTCAGGGCTTTGGCAGAATCCGTAGCAGATGAGAGAAAAAGAAAACAATGA
- the dhaK gene encoding dihydroxyacetone kinase subunit DhaK yields the protein MKKIINKPENYVKEMLEGLYVAHPDLITYTAGDLHCLVTANKKEGKVGIATGGGSGHLPLFLGYVGKGMLDACSVGDVFQSPSAEQMLACTKYINSGAGVLYIYGNYNGDIFNFDMAAEQADFEEDIRVESVVAGDDVASAAPTKPGEKNTRRGVAGIVFVYKCAGAAADAMLDLDEVKRIALKACANVRTMGVALTPCIVPRVGKPGFSIADDEMEIGMGIHGETGIRRGKLEPADQIAEEMVVKILADIPFSQGDEVAVMVNGLGATPLDEQYIIVRKVDELLKKAGLKIHRYYVGEYATSLEMAGISISLLKLDEELKKYLDAPAQTPFFVQL from the coding sequence ATGAAAAAAATCATCAATAAACCGGAAAATTATGTCAAAGAGATGCTTGAGGGCCTATACGTTGCTCATCCCGATCTCATTACTTATACAGCAGGGGACCTTCACTGTCTCGTAACTGCCAACAAAAAGGAAGGAAAAGTCGGTATAGCTACAGGCGGTGGTTCAGGGCATCTTCCCCTGTTCTTGGGCTATGTAGGCAAAGGTATGCTTGATGCATGTTCAGTGGGTGACGTATTTCAAAGTCCAAGTGCAGAGCAAATGCTTGCCTGTACAAAATATATCAACAGTGGTGCTGGGGTATTGTACATTTATGGAAATTATAACGGAGATATCTTCAACTTCGATATGGCAGCAGAACAAGCAGATTTTGAAGAAGACATACGAGTTGAATCCGTTGTCGCAGGTGATGATGTTGCTTCTGCAGCACCCACGAAGCCAGGAGAAAAAAATACCAGAAGAGGTGTCGCTGGCATAGTCTTTGTCTATAAATGTGCCGGTGCTGCAGCTGATGCAATGCTGGATTTGGATGAAGTCAAACGTATAGCACTGAAGGCCTGTGCAAATGTACGGACCATGGGAGTTGCTCTTACACCATGTATTGTACCTAGAGTCGGCAAACCTGGTTTCTCCATTGCAGATGATGAAATGGAAATAGGTATGGGCATTCATGGTGAAACAGGTATCCGTCGTGGCAAACTGGAACCAGCAGATCAAATTGCAGAAGAAATGGTTGTCAAGATTCTGGCCGATATACCATTCTCCCAAGGAGATGAAGTTGCAGTCATGGTCAATGGCCTTGGCGCTACCCCGCTTGACGAACAATACATAATCGTCCGGAAGGTAGATGAATTACTCAAGAAAGCAGGTCTGAAAATACATAGATATTATGTAGGAGAATATGCCACGTCTTTGGAAATGGCCGGGATTTCCATCAGTCTATTAAAACTGGATGAAGAATTGAAAAAATATCTTGATGCGCCAGCCCAGACACCTTTCTTTGTACAGCTTTAG
- a CDS encoding dihydroxyacetone kinase subunit L codes for MDATLIKNFLNTTAKVMMEEKDHLIEADSIVGDGDLGLTMSDGFTAASDAIKENPIQDCGKLLYTAGKAMSTAVPSTMGTLMASGLMSAGKTLKGKTELTREDILSLFDAFLSGVIHLGKAKQGEKTFIDGFAPGCDALHATADVQLKESAKAAADASMKGYLGTKGMLAIHGRAATRGEASRALLDPGAYVGALLFKGFYLSLE; via the coding sequence ATGGATGCAACACTGATAAAGAACTTCCTGAATACGACAGCAAAAGTAATGATGGAGGAAAAAGACCATCTGATTGAAGCTGACAGTATTGTCGGAGACGGGGACCTAGGCCTGACAATGAGTGATGGATTCACAGCAGCTTCAGATGCCATTAAAGAAAATCCCATTCAAGATTGTGGCAAACTCCTTTATACCGCAGGCAAAGCCATGAGTACAGCAGTTCCATCAACAATGGGTACGTTGATGGCTTCCGGCCTCATGTCAGCGGGCAAAACGCTCAAAGGTAAAACTGAGCTGACCAGAGAAGATATCCTGTCACTTTTCGATGCATTTTTATCTGGGGTAATCCACCTTGGCAAGGCAAAACAGGGTGAGAAAACCTTCATAGATGGGTTTGCGCCAGGTTGTGATGCATTGCATGCAACAGCCGATGTACAACTGAAAGAAAGCGCAAAAGCAGCTGCAGATGCATCAATGAAAGGATATCTGGGAACAAAAGGAATGCTGGCAATTCATGGGCGTGCAGCAACCAGAGGAGAAGCTTCCAGAGCATTGTTGGATCCTGGTGCCTATGTAGGAGCTCTGCTGTTCAAGGGTTTTTATCTATCGCTAGAATGA
- a CDS encoding sulfatase, with translation MKAVLIMYDSLNKRYLPPYGNNKVVCPNFTRLAQCCNTYDNFYAGSLPCIPARREIHTGRYNFLHRSWSPGEPFDESMPELLSQAGIYTHLITDHCHYWENGGLNYNTRFTTHEYIRGQEGDAWAGTAKDFTGNKYGKRQDSFNRLLEAEEKDHSHVRCFEKGRQFLYDNKDNDNWFLQLEYFDPHEPFFAPDRFKKLYTDSPNQVDWPEYRVYTEAEQDMVDSFQTNYSAVVSMCDEYLGKILDVFDELDLWKDTLLIINTDHGFMLGEKGFVGKNYMPVFDDIANLPFFMYVPGEEKGKRRKSLCQTIDIAPTLLDWFGMQKGKHMLGKSLLETNKNDRSVHECILYGYFGMHVNITDGKYTYHRCAKTKDNTPLFQYTLEPAHIKKFMSKEEIKQADMHLHDEFTWTDHVPVMKIPVDERYDRKKYYTYSNHAKYGDLLFDRVNDPEQLTPLHDEQIEQHFTAKMVSLMKENEAPEEQYVRLGLQK, from the coding sequence ATGAAAGCAGTACTCATCATGTATGATTCACTGAACAAACGATATCTCCCACCATACGGAAATAACAAAGTCGTCTGTCCGAATTTCACCCGTCTTGCGCAGTGTTGCAATACCTACGATAATTTCTATGCGGGAAGCCTTCCCTGCATACCTGCCAGACGAGAGATTCATACGGGTCGGTATAACTTCCTGCACAGGAGCTGGTCTCCAGGAGAACCGTTTGATGAATCAATGCCGGAATTGCTCAGCCAAGCAGGCATCTACACCCATTTGATCACTGATCACTGCCATTATTGGGAAAACGGAGGATTGAACTACAATACTCGGTTCACCACACACGAATACATCCGTGGACAGGAAGGTGATGCGTGGGCCGGTACTGCAAAGGATTTTACAGGCAACAAATATGGCAAACGTCAGGATAGCTTCAACAGATTGCTGGAAGCAGAAGAAAAGGATCATTCACATGTCCGTTGCTTTGAAAAGGGACGTCAGTTTCTCTACGACAACAAGGACAATGACAATTGGTTCCTGCAATTGGAATATTTCGATCCACATGAGCCCTTCTTTGCCCCAGACCGTTTCAAGAAGCTCTACACTGACAGCCCGAATCAAGTAGACTGGCCGGAATACAGGGTATATACCGAAGCTGAACAGGATATGGTAGACAGTTTCCAGACAAATTATAGTGCCGTCGTTTCCATGTGTGACGAGTACCTTGGCAAAATCCTGGATGTATTCGATGAACTTGACCTATGGAAGGACACCTTGCTTATCATCAATACTGACCATGGCTTCATGTTGGGAGAAAAGGGATTCGTCGGAAAGAACTACATGCCTGTCTTCGATGATATTGCAAATCTGCCCTTCTTCATGTATGTACCCGGCGAAGAAAAGGGAAAACGGAGAAAATCCCTCTGTCAGACCATTGATATAGCCCCGACGCTCCTGGATTGGTTCGGCATGCAGAAAGGAAAGCATATGCTCGGAAAATCCCTGCTGGAAACAAACAAAAATGACAGAAGCGTACATGAATGCATCCTCTACGGGTATTTCGGGATGCATGTGAATATCACTGACGGGAAGTATACGTACCATAGATGTGCAAAGACCAAGGACAACACTCCGCTGTTCCAATACACATTGGAACCTGCACATATAAAGAAATTCATGTCCAAGGAAGAAATCAAGCAGGCAGATATGCACCTGCATGATGAATTTACATGGACCGACCATGTTCCGGTCATGAAGATACCTGTCGACGAACGGTATGACCGTAAGAAATATTACACATACAGCAACCATGCCAAATACGGTGACTTGTTGTTTGACAGAGTCAATGACCCTGAACAACTGACACCTCTGCATGATGAGCAGATCGAGCAGCATTTCACTGCCAAAATGGTCAGTCTTATGAAAGAGAATGAAGCCCCTGAAGAACAGTATGTTCGTCTTGGACTGCAAAAGTAG
- a CDS encoding LacI family transcriptional regulator, giving the protein MSVTLKEIAELAGVSVGTVSKVLNNKGRIGTEVSEKIRRITRELDYQPNSLAISLSARKRTRKIAVILHVMDNYVVSNLVKGINAAEKELKESGIEVSIRQCPDYDSDRQLALLDQAVEEHCDGIIIIPINSDKIRNRINELYEQQFPVILLTSMLEHTNYLAYVGRDYKKAGLLSGAVVDLLGCSKKDIAIFIPNKTMLSNDVKLDYMLQRLHENKNNTIGVVSELPNDEIHSYLSVKQCLDAYPAINTVIYATSATQGGLQAVLEAEKKRRLMVVTTGMNEMTKKGFKEGLVQAAVVEKDFFQGTFVMKVMAEHLINGSIKRNSNFFSKSEILLKENVEDFENELTL; this is encoded by the coding sequence ATGAGCGTTACGTTAAAGGAAATAGCGGAATTGGCCGGGGTCTCCGTAGGAACTGTGAGCAAGGTTCTCAATAACAAAGGTAGGATCGGAACTGAAGTATCTGAGAAGATTCGGCGGATAACCAGAGAATTGGACTACCAGCCCAATAGCCTTGCTATTTCTCTGTCTGCAAGGAAAAGGACAAGAAAGATTGCCGTCATACTCCATGTCATGGATAATTATGTCGTTTCCAATCTTGTAAAAGGCATCAATGCGGCTGAGAAAGAACTGAAGGAATCCGGCATAGAGGTCTCGATCAGGCAATGCCCTGACTATGACAGTGACCGTCAGCTCGCATTGCTGGACCAGGCCGTTGAAGAGCATTGTGACGGTATCATCATTATTCCGATTAACAGTGACAAGATCAGAAACAGGATCAATGAATTGTATGAGCAGCAGTTTCCTGTGATTCTGTTGACTTCAATGCTTGAACATACGAATTACCTTGCTTATGTAGGCAGGGATTATAAGAAAGCAGGACTGCTTTCTGGAGCTGTCGTTGATTTACTTGGCTGCAGCAAAAAGGACATTGCAATTTTTATTCCTAACAAGACGATGCTGAGCAATGATGTAAAATTAGATTACATGTTGCAAAGGTTGCATGAAAATAAAAACAATACGATAGGGGTGGTTTCGGAGCTTCCGAATGATGAGATTCATTCCTACTTGTCTGTAAAGCAATGCTTGGATGCATATCCGGCTATCAATACCGTCATTTATGCTACTTCAGCTACGCAAGGTGGGCTTCAGGCCGTCCTTGAAGCAGAAAAAAAACGGAGGCTGATGGTGGTTACTACCGGCATGAACGAAATGACCAAGAAAGGGTTCAAGGAAGGTTTGGTCCAGGCTGCCGTAGTTGAGAAAGATTTTTTCCAGGGAACATTTGTCATGAAGGTCATGGCGGAACACCTGATCAATGGTTCCATAAAACGTAACTCAAATTTTTTCAGTAAATCAGAAATTTTGCTCAAGGAGAATGTAGAAGATTTCGAAAATGAGTTAACCTTATGA
- a CDS encoding alpha-amylase family glycosyl hydrolase has protein sequence MFAGDLAGLREKIPYLKKLCITYLHLMPMLRMPHPDNDGGYAVDDFKSIDPCFGTVSDLADLTAALRENGISLCMDFVMNHMASTHPWAMAAKKGNRKAMGFYTFSRTGPYPMSMMRWFFRCFPLQLLVILLGVMRSISGSLLRFIRSNRTLTMRIPLFPMKLYAVCCILQIGVVRFFDWIPFLIYGKTLGKMQEFT, from the coding sequence TTGTTTGCAGGCGACCTTGCAGGGCTCAGGGAAAAAATTCCTTATCTGAAGAAACTTTGTATCACTTATTTGCATCTTATGCCTATGCTCAGGATGCCGCATCCTGACAACGACGGTGGCTATGCGGTGGATGATTTCAAATCCATTGACCCGTGTTTTGGAACTGTATCTGACTTGGCCGATCTTACAGCCGCATTGCGTGAAAACGGGATTTCCCTTTGCATGGATTTTGTCATGAATCATATGGCAAGTACACATCCTTGGGCTATGGCTGCAAAAAAAGGAAACCGCAAGGCAATGGGTTTTTACACTTTTTCCCGGACAGGACCATACCCGATGTCTATGATGCGATGGTTCTTCAGGTGTTTCCCTCTACAGCTCCTGGTAATTTTACTTGGTGTGATGAGATCAATCAGTGGGTCCTTACTTCGTTTTATCCGTTCCAATAGGACCTTGACTATGCGAATCCCTCTTTTTCCAATGAAATTGTATGCAGTATGCTGTATCTTGCAAATTGGGGTTGTGAGATTTTTCGATTGGATTCCGTTCCTTATATATGGAAAAACTCTGGGCAAAATGCAGGAATTTACCTGA